The sequence below is a genomic window from Synechococcus sp. PCC 7335.
CCCGGCTTGCCCAATGTCGCAGGCTGCCGCTCAAGATGGCCGGGCAAGATTGATTCACGCAGCGAGTGACGGCTTCACCTTCTGGTTTGACAACAGGCTGATCGCAAACTGGGCAGTTCGTTGGTAGCTGATAGGCTTTTGCGCCTTTAGGCCTTAGATCACTCAGCACGCGAACGACTTCGGGAATAATCTCTCCTGCCTTTCGCACCACCACCGTATCGCCCAGATGCAGATCGAGTTCGATGAGGCGATCGGCATTGTGCAAGGTAGCTCGTGAGACGGTAGTGCCTGCTAATTGCACAGGACTCAGTTCAGCAACGGGCGTAATCGCACCCGTGCGCCCTACCTGAACGGTGATTTTATTCAGCGTCGTCGGGACTTCTTCGGCGGGATATTTAAGGGCGATCGCCCAGCGCGGAAATTTGTTGGTAAAACCCAGTCGATCTTGCAGTTCAAAGCTATCGAGCTTAACGACAACTCCATCGGTTAAATAAGGCAGATCGTGGCGCTTTTCTTCCCACTCATCGTAGTAGCTAGCCACTTCTGCTGCACGCTGGCACAGCTTACGGTGGGGATTGACCCGAAATCTAAGCGTTTGCAGAAGATCGAGTGCGGTCCATTGAGTTGTCGGCGCGTCTAGATCGCCCGTGCCTTCTGGCATCAGCACTGTATAGGCAAAAAAATCAAGCTGACGTTCGGCGACGATTTTAGCATCGAGCTGACGGAGCGTTCCCGCCGCCGCGTTGCGCGGGTTGGCAAAGAGCGCTGTCCCTTCGGCCTGACGCTTTTGGTTAATATCATCGAATACATCTAGCGGCAAAAAAGCCTCACCACGCACTTCAACAACAGGCGGCGGCGCTTGGCCATTCTCTATGTGCAGTCGCAAGGGAATTGTGCGAATCGTGCGAACGTTCTGAGTGATATCTTCGCCGGCAATGCCATCACCACGGGTCACGCCGCGTATGAGCATGCCATTCTCGTAGGTGAGGGCTAGGGCATTCCCGTCAATCTTGAGTTCGGCGACGGCGGTCGTTTCACCTACGTCGGGCTCTAGTCGCTGCCAGCGCGCCTGCCAGTCTAAATACTCTTCGGTGTCGAAGGCATTTTCAAGGCTGTAGAG
It includes:
- the ligA gene encoding NAD-dependent DNA ligase LigA translates to MVQEQAERASAQTAGLPPDLEIETRAAELRSQLQKASYAYYVLDAPELPDSVYDRLYRELQTLEDQYPGLQTSDSPTQRVGAEPAEQFTSVRHNIPLYSLENAFDTEEYLDWQARWQRLEPDVGETTAVAELKIDGNALALTYENGMLIRGVTRGDGIAGEDITQNVRTIRTIPLRLHIENGQAPPPVVEVRGEAFLPLDVFDDINQKRQAEGTALFANPRNAAAGTLRQLDAKIVAERQLDFFAYTVLMPEGTGDLDAPTTQWTALDLLQTLRFRVNPHRKLCQRAAEVASYYDEWEEKRHDLPYLTDGVVVKLDSFELQDRLGFTNKFPRWAIALKYPAEEVPTTLNKITVQVGRTGAITPVAELSPVQLAGTTVSRATLHNADRLIELDLHLGDTVVVRKAGEIIPEVVRVLSDLRPKGAKAYQLPTNCPVCDQPVVKPEGEAVTRCVNQSCPAILSGSLRHWASRDALDISGLGERLVQSWIDQSVVTSIADLYDLTLEDLLPLERMGKQLANKLLQAIALSKQKPWAKVLYGLGIRLVGSTNAQILANRFPSVAMLAAADESVIAQIYGIGPEIAQSVRQWFQLPANQQLIARLEAAGLQLEATPQKIDQRPQPLMGKSFVLTGTLPTLKRAEAKAQIQAAGGRVSGAPSAKTDYVVVGENAGSKQAKADELGLKQLTEAELIELLSSS